From Paenibacillus sp. GP183, one genomic window encodes:
- a CDS encoding ABC transporter transmembrane domain-containing protein has product MLSVLQKLSWFFKMYWQRYTVAIVLLILAGFIDVIPPKLIGYAIDNIKSGDLTIGKLINVLVFYGLLILVGYGITYVWLYQLFGGAFILERILRSRLMSHLLRMTPTFYERNRTGDLMAKATNDLRAISTTAGFGILTLIDSTFFMLTILSMMGFLISWKLTLAALLPLPVMSIIFKILGSKIHERFTEAQNAFGKMNDQVLETISGVRVIRAFVQETASEADFKKMTDDVYDKNLQVTRIDALFEPMIKVLVGVSYLIGLCYGGYLVFHNELTLGELVSFNIFLGMLIWPMFAIGELINIMQRGNASLDRVMETLSYDPDVKNTGSLVEVAQPESIVFDKVTFRYPSSSIDNLINVSFHLERGQTLGIVGRTGSGKTTLLKQLMREYPLGTGTIAISGVPLEQQPVERIQSWVGYVPQQPILFSLTVRENIRFGRKHATDEELQKALELAAFSKDVHFLPDGLETLVGEKGVALSGGQKQRVSIARALIINPEILILDDALSAVDAKTEAEIIRGIRRERAGKTTLITTHRLSAVQHADWILVLDEGCLVEEGTHEQLLALGGWYKEQFDRQQLEALIEG; this is encoded by the coding sequence ATGTTAAGTGTTTTACAAAAGTTGAGCTGGTTTTTTAAAATGTATTGGCAGCGATATACGGTAGCGATTGTGCTGCTGATCCTTGCCGGATTTATTGATGTGATCCCGCCCAAGCTGATTGGGTATGCCATTGACAATATTAAGAGCGGGGATCTGACCATAGGTAAATTAATCAACGTTCTCGTTTTTTATGGACTTTTAATCCTTGTGGGCTATGGAATCACCTATGTTTGGCTTTATCAGCTCTTTGGCGGCGCTTTTATTTTGGAGCGTATCCTGCGTTCCAGGCTGATGAGCCACTTATTACGGATGACCCCGACTTTTTACGAGCGCAACCGTACAGGCGACCTGATGGCTAAAGCCACAAATGACCTCCGCGCTATATCCACTACAGCCGGTTTTGGAATTTTAACGCTGATTGATTCCACATTTTTTATGCTGACCATTCTGTCCATGATGGGATTTCTGATCAGTTGGAAGCTGACTCTTGCCGCATTGCTGCCTTTGCCGGTCATGTCCATCATCTTTAAAATATTGGGTTCTAAAATCCATGAGCGTTTTACAGAGGCACAGAATGCCTTTGGAAAGATGAACGATCAAGTGCTGGAAACCATCTCCGGTGTTCGTGTCATTCGTGCCTTTGTGCAGGAAACAGCGAGTGAAGCCGACTTTAAGAAGATGACGGATGATGTCTACGACAAAAACTTGCAAGTGACCCGTATTGATGCTTTGTTCGAGCCGATGATCAAGGTGCTTGTTGGGGTCAGTTATTTGATTGGACTCTGCTATGGCGGATATTTGGTATTCCACAATGAGCTGACGCTGGGTGAACTGGTTTCCTTCAACATCTTTCTCGGTATGCTGATTTGGCCGATGTTTGCGATCGGCGAGCTGATCAACATCATGCAGCGGGGGAATGCTTCCCTCGACAGAGTCATGGAGACGCTGAGTTATGATCCGGATGTAAAGAATACAGGAAGCCTCGTGGAGGTGGCGCAGCCGGAGAGCATCGTTTTTGACAAAGTCACCTTTCGCTACCCATCGTCATCGATTGATAATTTGATCAATGTCTCCTTTCATTTGGAACGCGGACAGACGCTGGGTATTGTCGGCCGTACAGGAAGCGGCAAGACCACACTGCTGAAGCAGCTGATGCGGGAATATCCGCTCGGAACCGGAACGATTGCGATTTCCGGTGTGCCGCTGGAGCAGCAGCCGGTGGAACGCATTCAGAGCTGGGTCGGCTATGTGCCGCAGCAGCCGATTCTGTTTTCTCTGACGGTCAGAGAAAACATTCGTTTCGGCCGCAAGCATGCTACCGATGAGGAGCTGCAAAAGGCGCTGGAGCTGGCAGCGTTCAGCAAAGACGTGCATTTCCTCCCGGACGGACTGGAAACGCTCGTTGGGGAAAAAGGTGTAGCTTTATCGGGCGGACAGAAGCAGCGCGTTTCTATCGCCAGGGCTCTGATCATCAATCCGGAAATCCTGATTCTGGATGATGCTTTATCCGCCGTAGATGCCAAGACAGAAGCGGAAATCATCCGCGGAATTCGCAGAGAACGGGCAGGCAAAACCACACTGATCACGACTCACCGGCTATCCGCTGTACAGCATGCGGATTGGATACTGGTTCTCGATGAGGGCTGCTTGGTGGAAGAAGGCACACATGAACAGCTGTTGGCGCTCGGCGGCTGGTATAAGGAACAGTTCGATCGGCAGCAGCTGGAAGCGTTGATTGAAGGCTAA
- a CDS encoding ABC transporter ATP-binding protein: MKHTGIRLFQYAALFKKPILIALLLLAVAVSAELAGPFVARQMIDRHILGIESPWFETARGDKTVPFDGTFYKRGDHFAVGDTKGQEVRILQVGRKFVFVDQPVAFDGQRKLEGSELTITKGTETAVYPVKALDTMQLFAFYQPEFGSLLRLALFYFALLVMGALFTYGQKYLLQTSANRIIQKMRTDVFAQIQRLPITYFDNQPAGKIVSRITNDTEAIRELYVQVLANFFTGIIYITGIIIALFVLDYRLALFTVPIVPMIYVWILGYRKFASRYNHEIRERLGNINGMIAEGIQGMSIIQAFRRQKETLNEFEEQNEQYFTFQQKMQRLNSITSHNLVNVIRNVFFFGLIWLVGGGSLGLAGVVVTVGVLYAFVDFLNRLFQPVVGIVNQLANLEQALVAADRVFELLDQDGLPVAKESMKRYKGNVTFENVSFAYKEEEYVLKQLNFEAKPGETVALVGHTGSGKSSILNLLFRFYDIKHGRIAIDGQDIRDIPKQMLRQHMGIVLQDPFLFTGTIASNVSLDDPSISRERVEQALRDVGADEMFRTLPKGIDEPVIEKGSTLSAGQRQLISFARALAFNPAILILDEATASIDTETEAIIQAALEVLKKGRTTFVIAHRLSTIKDADQILVLDHGEIVERGNHEDLMRQQGRYYQMYLLQQGQKQASSSAKADAGMEANADAQLNSNPDQVKLGS; encoded by the coding sequence ATGAAACATACAGGAATTCGTTTATTTCAATACGCGGCTTTGTTTAAAAAGCCGATCCTCATAGCTTTGCTGCTGCTCGCTGTAGCGGTTTCAGCCGAATTGGCGGGCCCGTTTGTCGCCAGGCAAATGATCGACCGCCACATTCTGGGCATCGAATCTCCTTGGTTCGAGACAGCCAGGGGAGATAAGACGGTTCCTTTTGACGGCACTTTTTACAAGAGGGGCGATCATTTCGCAGTCGGCGATACGAAGGGCCAGGAGGTTCGCATTTTGCAGGTTGGCCGCAAATTTGTTTTCGTGGATCAACCGGTCGCATTTGACGGTCAGCGTAAATTGGAGGGCAGCGAGCTGACCATTACCAAGGGCACCGAAACCGCGGTTTATCCCGTGAAAGCGCTGGACACCATGCAGTTGTTTGCTTTTTATCAGCCTGAATTCGGGAGCTTGCTGAGGCTGGCGCTGTTCTACTTCGCCTTGCTCGTGATGGGGGCACTTTTCACCTACGGTCAAAAGTATCTGCTGCAAACTTCGGCCAACAGGATCATTCAAAAAATGCGGACCGATGTATTTGCGCAAATTCAGCGGTTGCCTATTACGTATTTTGACAATCAGCCAGCAGGTAAAATCGTCTCCAGAATCACCAATGACACAGAGGCCATTCGCGAGCTGTACGTGCAGGTGTTGGCCAACTTTTTCACCGGCATCATCTATATCACGGGTATCATTATTGCTTTGTTTGTACTGGATTACCGGCTTGCCCTTTTCACCGTTCCGATCGTTCCGATGATTTATGTGTGGATTCTGGGCTACCGAAAGTTTGCTTCGCGCTACAATCATGAGATCCGTGAGCGGCTTGGCAATATCAATGGGATGATTGCTGAGGGGATACAAGGGATGTCGATCATTCAGGCTTTTCGCCGGCAAAAAGAAACCCTGAACGAATTCGAGGAGCAAAACGAGCAATATTTCACCTTTCAGCAGAAAATGCAAAGGCTCAACTCCATCACCTCGCACAATCTGGTCAATGTGATCCGCAACGTGTTTTTCTTCGGGTTAATCTGGCTGGTGGGCGGCGGGTCGCTTGGGTTGGCGGGTGTTGTTGTGACGGTTGGGGTTTTGTACGCTTTCGTGGATTTTTTGAACAGACTGTTCCAGCCGGTTGTAGGGATAGTGAACCAGCTCGCTAATTTGGAGCAGGCGCTGGTTGCGGCAGATCGCGTGTTTGAGCTGTTGGACCAAGACGGTCTGCCTGTAGCCAAAGAATCGATGAAGCGTTACAAAGGCAATGTTACCTTCGAGAACGTCAGCTTCGCTTACAAGGAAGAGGAATATGTGCTGAAGCAGCTTAACTTTGAGGCAAAGCCTGGTGAAACCGTGGCTTTAGTCGGGCATACCGGATCAGGCAAAAGCTCCATCCTCAACCTGCTGTTCCGCTTCTACGACATCAAGCACGGTCGGATCGCGATTGACGGGCAGGATATCCGCGACATTCCGAAGCAAATGCTGCGCCAGCACATGGGCATTGTGCTGCAGGATCCGTTCCTCTTCACCGGAACGATTGCTTCCAACGTGAGCCTGGACGATCCGTCCATCTCCCGGGAGCGTGTTGAACAGGCGCTGCGCGATGTGGGCGCGGATGAGATGTTCCGCACCCTTCCGAAGGGTATCGATGAGCCTGTGATCGAGAAGGGCAGCACCCTGTCCGCCGGCCAGCGGCAGCTCATCAGCTTCGCCCGGGCGCTGGCGTTTAACCCGGCGATCCTGATTCTCGATGAGGCGACAGCCAGCATCGATACCGAGACCGAGGCCATCATCCAGGCCGCGCTTGAAGTGCTCAAGAAGGGGCGCACCACCTTCGTCATTGCCCACAGGCTGTCGACCATCAAGGACGCCGACCAGATTCTTGTCCTCGACCACGGTGAAATCGTCGAGCGTGGCAATCATGAGGACCTGATGCGGCAGCAAGGTCGGTATTATCAAATGTACCTGCTGCAGCAGGGACAGAAGCAGGCCTCGTCCAGCGCTAAAGCGGATGCCGGTATGGAAGCTAATGCTGACGCTCAGCTTAACTCCAACCCGGATCAGGTGAAGCTTGGGTCATAA
- the rluF gene encoding 23S rRNA pseudouridine(2604) synthase RluF — translation MRINKYISETGICSRREADKWIDARRVTINEGIAELGSTVEPGDDVRVDGRPIGAKKKHVYIALNKPVGITSTTETHIQGNIVDFVNHPERIFPIGRLDKDSEGLILMTNHGDIVNQILRAENNHDKEYVVTVNRPITPMFLQGMSSGVKILGTVTKPCTLHKVGDRVFRIILTQGLNRQIRRMCEAFGYRVTRLQRVRIMNVGLDGLPVGKWRDLTEQELQDLMATLKSDETRV, via the coding sequence ATGCGAATCAATAAATACATCAGTGAAACCGGCATTTGCTCCCGACGCGAAGCTGATAAATGGATTGACGCCAGGCGTGTGACGATCAACGAAGGGATTGCCGAATTAGGCAGCACGGTGGAGCCCGGAGATGACGTACGTGTCGACGGCCGACCCATAGGCGCCAAGAAAAAGCATGTTTATATTGCGCTGAACAAGCCGGTTGGCATCACCAGCACCACGGAAACCCATATCCAGGGGAATATCGTTGATTTTGTGAATCACCCGGAGCGGATCTTCCCGATAGGAAGACTCGATAAGGACTCGGAAGGCTTGATTTTGATGACCAATCACGGAGATATCGTCAATCAAATTCTGCGGGCCGAGAACAATCATGACAAAGAATATGTAGTCACGGTCAACCGTCCGATAACACCTATGTTTTTGCAGGGAATGTCCAGCGGTGTAAAGATTCTGGGTACAGTAACCAAGCCCTGCACTCTCCATAAAGTGGGTGATCGCGTCTTCCGCATCATTCTTACGCAGGGGTTAAACCGGCAGATCCGACGCATGTGCGAAGCTTTTGGGTATCGTGTGACTCGACTGCAGCGCGTGCGGATCATGAACGTTGGGCTTGACGGTCTACCCGTCGGCAAGTGGAGGGATCTGACAGAGCAAGAATTGCAAGATCTCATGGCAACTTTGAAGAGCGATGAAACCAGAGTCTAG